In the genome of Hippoglossus hippoglossus isolate fHipHip1 chromosome 12, fHipHip1.pri, whole genome shotgun sequence, one region contains:
- the LOC117772061 gene encoding heat shock protein beta-1-like, which translates to MGEQNKMLSRPIFRRDVSWEPFPNWTQPNRVFAQDFGLPPFLEPGDVDWIDWAKRRLASFSWPGNTQTPLLPPLGGQAKGPRPLTSGVSEVRTGQDSWKIDLDVNHFSPEEITITTKEGYLQISGNHEEKQDQHGSVTRCFNRKYKLPQGVDLQHISSSLSGDGVLSVEAPVPGTSVSEPPSELVIPVQIRQRQDGDK; encoded by the exons ATGGGcgaacaaaataaaatgctatCCCGTCCCATTTTCCGCCGGGATGTCAGCTGGGAACCGTTCCCAAACTGGACGCAGCCGAACCGCGTCTTCGCGCAGGATTTTGGCCTCCCTCCTTTCCTGGAGCCCGGCGATGTGGACTGGATAGACTGGGCAAAGAGGAGGCTGGCCTCGTTCTCCTGGCCCGGCAACACACAGACTCCACTCCTGCCTCCGCTCGGTGGTCAAGCGAAGGGCCCGAGACCACTGACGAGTGGGGTGTCGGAGGTCCGCACGGGGCAGGACAGCTGGAAGATTGACCTGGACGTCAACCACTTCTCCCCTGAAGAGATCACAATCACAACCAAGGAGGGCTACCTGCAGATATCAG GAAATCATGAAGAAAAGCAAGATCAGCATGGATCGGTTACAAGATGCTTCAACAGGAAATACAA GCTGCCGCAGGGGGTGGACCTGCAGCACATCAGCTCGTCCCTGTCTGGTGATGGAGTCCTGTCAGTGGAGGCTCCCGTTCCCGGGACGTCCGTCAGCGAGCCGCCCAGTGAGCTCGTCATACCTGTTCAGATCCGACAGAGGCAGGACGGAGACAAGTGA